ttgtttttaagaatttagtttatatacgtttaatttaaaatttaagtcaaTTTGTTAATATTGCTAGAATTCTTTTGTGCTAGTATGGcactttgaaaaaataaaataaacttggtatccatataaaaaaattaacattgtAACGGAtctgaatttaataaaaattttaacggtGCTAACAATTCTTAAAAATTCACATAATCATTTTAATTAGAATAGAgtatttagactaactaatgacattataaaattGATGTatcaaattttatcaaaattaaatGATTGAATCTCAAAATTTGAATGAAATattgatattaaattaaaatttaaccactCTTATAATCTAAAAACTAGAGGGATTGAAATTAGAATTTATCCATAATGTTTTCATATATATAACGGACAAGCGTCCATTATAGAAGGCCTTGGGGTCTTTCCTTTACACTTTTATTTAAGTTGAATTACTTGTCAAAATATGTAAAATATCTCAAGAATTGGTGGTCCTGAAATGAAAATACAAAATTTTCTTCAATTGATTTACAcacaaattattaaaaatatgaaaatgccTTTGTTTCTACTTAATGTTCTCACTATTCTTATATCTTTCGATCCAACAAAACTACTGAACAAAGTAAGCAATATGCCAAAATAAAGAAGATGTAAACGATTTTTGTTAATATAATTTggatataataattttatatctgtgaaattttgcTTAAAGAAGGATTATATTCAACAATCCAATCGAATTATCTATTGATTAAAACCTAAATATTTCTTTACAAGTACGGATATTTGCAAATttgataataatttaaattagtacaaatcaCTCTCTTCAAAACAATCCTCActtataaacaaaaataaatcactgctatataattatgttttatctttaatttcaaaaatataaattcaaatttaatattattgAACAGAgataaaattttttcaaaataaaaatcattGTGAAAACCAACTGTAATCctcaaatattaaaaaaaatcatttcattcatgaacatggaaatttttttttatgatgaaTAATTATTAGGGTCATAGTGAAAACTAAAAAATGACTCCCAAAATTCTTACCACACTACAACAGTGACCCCTAAAGGCACATTTAGCATATAAATATTTGAATAGCATGTAAACGACCCTTATTCAATTATGCGTGAGAgaagaaaaaactaaaattaaaatttatggttttcttcaaaacaaaattaaaatttatgaatgaaaaaataattaaattcgaTATTAAAATCAACTTtcgttgtaattttttttttttttgcgaatgaaacaaaattattatttaaaaataacatagaaTTTTCACAAAAACTCGAAAGTAATTTCCAGACAAAAAAATTTCTACCATAAATAATTATTGAAGGTTTGAACAAAATCTTGACAATTATGTCAAATTTATGATCATATGAAAATATtaccttatttatttttataaaatgtaaaaatgaatACTTGCACATGCACATATAATAACACTAATAAtagaattattttattatgaaagCATGCTTTTCAATTTTAATAATCAATACTAAATAGTGACATAATatcaataataatatacatatttaAACAATAATCTTACACAAACTAAGtgacataaaaaaaaaaagttaaaatgacCCAACAAACAAAAGACTTGGCTGGTATACTGCTTGGCCCATTGGCCTGTTGCTTCTCTTTGGGCCAGTTGATTGCTCCCGTCCGGGAATGGGTTGTTTCTGCAATttacttcattttttttcttcatctttATCAAACAAAAAACCTAATTCTCTCTAAACCTACCTTTTTGCCACCGCTCTTCCTCCGTTGACGGTGCTTGTCGGTAGAAATGGTCATCGgaataattatttttttctaaaatattatatatattgttctgattttttttttaaaattcaattatttgATGATGGGCATGTATAGATGTTTTTTACAATTGTATATATCTTTCCAAAGTAAGTAATTTATGATACGATTAAATTGTCCCATTTAATTTGAAAGTAGCTAAATTATTCATAATCTATTAGTTTATTAAGGAAATAGTTAAATATAGTTATCAATGGtctttctctttttaatttcAAATACTAGATCCACAAAATTACTTCATTtccttttaattatgttataattgtatttcttaaattttagtatttatatgAAAACTCATTGAGTGTTATGGGTTAATcggatattaatttaattaaaaaaacttaATATATCATTTTAAACAATAACTAAATTTATTGTGATGATGTTtttgttttttcatattttatataatcTTTAAATAAAGGAATAGTAAACAGACCGTTTTAGTCTTTCTCAATTTTGATATTGAGCAAATTGGTACCTATCGACAAATTGGAACAATTTAATCCATgtcaatttaaaaaaatgaacaactaaggacaattaatcacaacatttataaaaataaagaaaatttattGTCCAAAATTAGTTTGAAGCCGAAATCTAAATTGAACATGAAGTTAGAGCATCGTCGCAACAATTTATTTAatcttgttttgttttgtttattttactgcaatttcaacttttatgtatttatgttatttttatttttagtcagATTAAACCCTCCTTTTTAGTTTTCGCACAGGGTTGGTATAGGGTGAAATCGGGTTATATGCTTTCTACTTGAAAATTCTCCAATATTGAAGATTTCTTTGTTGACGGCCCTTGGTTGAAATTTTGGAATTGTCATATTTCATTAGAAGTCAAAAGACTTCGTTTGGAGATGTTTGAAAGGTTTCGTGCCTTGCAAGACATACTTAGTAGAGAGAAAAGTGCAATTGGACTTGGATTGTCAAAGAtgtggatttcttttctttttttctttttctttttcttttttaataaaatggtGAGTTTACGctgttaaaaatttaatttttgagttaagtttattttatgaaTTTGGTTGATGCTAGAATGAGAAGAAGAGTCTAACCTAGAGTTAAAGTCATGACATCAAAATATTGATTTCGTGACACTAATGTCTTTGTCATCAACTGAGGAGTTGGATTTCACCAAATTGCACATTTGAGTGGATTGTCTCTGAAGTTGCAACACCAACATTTTAATGTTGTGACACTAGCTCCTAAGGTTGCAACTGTGGCCTAGTAAAGTCACAACAGCAGGCACAACTCCTACAGATGAATAAGTCAAGTTACTTGAAAACGATATCACGAAACCAAACGACTGTTGTCGCGACACTAAGACCCAAAAGTATATCTAAAGTAATCTGTTGTTGGAGTCGTGACTCCAATATATGAGTGTTGAGTCTTTGTTTATTAAAATGAAACAtaactaaataattttaaataaaatttgttttgtTGATTGAACTTTAATTTAATTTGCGTTGTTTCTATTGCACTCATTTAGAGGATATGAGTTTAAATGCATTTGAgtatatttttctttaatttaaaggtTAGGAAAAAGGCTTatagaatttttaatatatatatagatatatatattaaaaataattacaaaagagaattaaaataaaatgggATTCAAGTAATCGATATTCAATGACTCATATTTAAATCTAAGCTTAATACTAAATTTAGCCCTTGATTTATGCTTGTTTTTCATTTtagtacttaaattttttttgtttcagTTTGGTATTTAAACTATCATTTCATTACTTGGTTCGATCCATTTTTTGTAATGACGTTAAAAAAAATTGGTTGACATGTGCCACCAATTAGAATGTGTCATGTGGCACATCTAACTAATCAGAATGAGTCATATAggatttaggtttttttttttaaaaaaaaaaacttaaattcaaaacataaaaaattttaaatattaaaaaaatatttgacTTTGACTGTGACCCATCGTTGACCAGGTGTTAACCAATGTTGACCGACCATTGACCGACTTTGACTGGGTGTTGATTGACTATTGACAAATATCtgactttaaatttcaaaataattttcataaatataaattttctaaaaattatactttttgcatttttaaaaaatattgaagTTTTTCAAAAATCTATatacttttgtttttttttaatttttaatgtcaaactttttcaatttctaaactttatatatatatatatatatatatatattaagtttttgtctattttgaaatttagaaattgttttgaatttttacaatttagaattTTCGTAAAAATaccaattttaatttataaacaattttaattttatatattattttgagaTTTATACTTATAGTTTAGATTTTTAtaagaatatttttaaattatttttggattatttatatattatatattattatttttatatttttgataaatataataaataatattaaaagataaaatgAAGCTAACTTGGTGCGTTCTGATAGTGCCATatggtaatttttatttttcgaatGCCGTGAGCCAATTTGGATAAGGTGATAGTTTATATTTCTTTTCTTGTACATTCCATCCATTACTTTATTTTTACTACAAAATTGATTCATAAAAACAAAGCCTTTAATATGGGAAAACACACAATTTGATGGTATTATTATATTTGGTATAATATCATACGTAAGTATTAAAGAAAAACATTTGGTACCATATTATTACCAATTTTAGATAAGTAAAAATAAAGGTTGATAAGTAtactataaaaatattaacaaatatactaaaactaaaattaaaccttttaaaaatgaatatgaaataattataaaatagtcaaataaacattaaataaaagattCGCTTACACTGTTATGGTTTTAAAGAGATTTCATCAAACATCTTAATCCCAAAATCAGAGCAAGGGTCGAACAGCGTTCTTAAAATTGAAATTAGGGTGCTCCCACTCCACTGCTTCCCACCAATCTATTGGATGCACTTGGATTGTCTggagagaactagaaggagatagTTCTCCTTCATCATCAATCTCAAGCTGTGGAAGATATAGAGGAATCCGCTCTAGCTTTGGACAATCACATATTGTAATGGATCGGAGAGAATTACAAACCATTACTCCATTTTCACTACAAATGCGCTGCAATTGTACTAGATTCCTCAATTCTAACCACCTCAGCTTGGGGAAAGGGAATTTGATGGTATCATAATTGGAACCCAATCTTGTTTTCTCGGATTCTGTTATTATTTCTTCTAATTCACTACAATTCCTAACAATGATCTCTTCCAGGTTGCTTAGAACCCAATCAGCTGAAAACAATTTCTTAATTTTACCACAATACAATAGTCTGATCCTTCTAAGGGAGGAAAATATGCCGACTGATGATTCTCCAGCTCCAACTTCAACTATGACTTTCAAACTCACTTAGATTCAGAGACTCGAGTGTTTGAAGCTGATCACACTTGGATGGAAATACAAACTCCAACTCGCTACAACCACGAAGTTCACATCCTTTCAAAGCAGTTGCATCCCTCAACCCAATTTCGTTTATACTTCTCATACCCTTGCACTCCAATAGACTTAATTCCTCGATGCCGTATGGAAGTATAATTTCATCTCCAACATCAATTTTAATCTCTTTAAATCTTACAAAATTACTAGAAGTCAAGGGACGAAAAGAGTCTATTTTAGAACATACCAAAATGGAGAATTTATAAAGCGTTTTTCTCTTACTTGCAAATGTGTTCAAGCCACCGACGTTATGGAAGCAGCCATAAAAAACCTCCAACTTATTCAATTCCCTCAACTCTTCTGCGCTTCTCAATTTTGAATGCATTGACAAATACTGAAGCCGGCATAGTTTTGAGAGTGTTCCAGCAGGAATCCCCGTTAGATGAGAGGTACGTTTAAGATTAAGATATCTAAGATTTACCAACATTTCCAAACCTTGAGGGATTTTCTCGATTCCACTGTGTCCAAGATCCAATTTCTTCAAAGCTTGAAGCTTCGATAGACAAGGCAAACTCTTTAAACACCAACATCCCATAAGCAACAAAACTGTGAGTTTCTCCAAACTAGAAATAGAATTAGGCAAACTCTCTAAATGAGTATAAGAAAGATCAAGAAGCTTAAGGTTAGGAAAGTACTCAAAGAAAGATTCTGGAATTTCTTTCAATGGATTCCATGAGAGCAACAATGTTGTGAGTTTTGGAAATTTCAGGCAATTCATGGTTTTAGGAATTGTTGAGATGGAATTGTGCATTAAAGAAACCGTCTCCAAATCTTTACCCCATTCTTCCTCGTTTGGTAGCTCTTCCAATTGCATACCAGCTTTTACCAGAAATCTTTTCCTTGTGATATGCAATGCCATATCTCTAACAAGATCATGCATTTTTATACATGGCCTAACCTGAACCCTTTCTAGCAAACAATTTTCTTCAAGCTTTTGCAAAATGGAATGACTGCTACCCTCCATTGCTTTTCTACTTCCCATTTCGTCTATAAGCCCTTCCTCCATCCATTTTTCAATTATCTCATCTTTATAGATTTCATGATCTTCAGGATATAATGCACAATACAAAAGGCAATCTTGGTCTATTCCTTGTAGACGATCATAGCTGAATTTTAAACATCCATACACCTTATCTTCCATATCGTGGATGTTTCTGATGGAGCCTCGTAATTCATCTATAGCATTTTCCCACATACGAGGATCAGCTTTTCCCCTCATACAACCAGCCAGTGTAACAACTGCTAGAGGAAGTCCATCACATTCCCTCACAGCAAGTTTCATTAATGATTCTAAAGTTGGATTGGGCAACATGTCTTGTCCGACTTTGCTGAAGAATAAGTTCATGGCTTCCTCCATAGAAAAACAGTGAACTTTAACTTTCTTAAATCCCATTGATTCAACAACCCTTTCTGAACGTGTGGTCAACACTAATTTGCATCCATTATTTGTTGTTGGCTCGAGGATTCCAACATCCTCAAGGGAAAAACTTCTCCATACATCATCCAATATTAGCACATACCTCATTTGTCCTTTCAACATTTCTGATAACTTCCCTGCACAGACGATTGTACTTTCATCATCTGACAAGTTTCTCTCCAATTGAGAAGCGATGTCCTTTTGCAGCTTTCGAATATCGAAGACTTGAGATACAGTTACCCAAATCAATTTTCTAAATTTACTCTCTTTCAACAACCTATTATGGACATCCTTCATAATGGTTGTTTTCCCGATTCCGCCCATCCCCCACACACCAATCGATTCAACTGCATCTCCCATCAAGTACTGAAAAATTTCGTCTCTAAAATTTGTCGCACCTACTACTTCCGGTGTAAGTAGATTAACCGCTATGGCAGAAGGATCATTAACAACCAATCCCCCAGAGAAATTTCCTTCAGCATGCACTTCCTTCATTGCCTGAGTCGCCTCATCAACAAGCTTCCCCAAGCATGAGCGGAAGAGATATTTTCCTTTACTGATTTTATCTTCAACATGTTGAGCATGACCAAGCTTTTGCTCTACTTTCTTAAACCATCTTTGAACTTCCTGCTTTGGCATTTTCCCAAAGTGATGCTCGTCTTTCAACTGCTGTTGAAAATCTGCCTCCTTGGCACGCAAATCCGCTTGTGCTTGATTGAAATCATCAACGTATTCGGTGAATTTCCTTTGGAATTTTAGATATTTGCTAGCATGACGACCAATGAACTTAATAACATCAAGGATTGGCCCAATGAGTTCAGCCATTAAAAAGGTTTAATTTTCCTACATCAAATTTAGCATAATAATGATTAAGTTTAAAAACATTAGAAAATCAAAACtacaattataataatataaatagaacGATAAACAGAAATTATAACTTGAAACAAATTTCACTAAAATTAGAAACATGATGGGAGGATACACCACAGATCTGGTCTTCAACTATAGATCTTTCATTGCAAACACAAGCATGCagtgcatgttaacacatatGTATATGAGATCCACATAAAAGGACTAaatgaaatgatatatatatatatatatatatatatttaacatacACAAGATCACATACGATATGGGTGTATAAGTGTAAAAACAACTTGTTTTTAACATTTTGGTGGGTTTATCGAAGCTTACCTTAATTTGGCTTGGAATATAGCAGTGAATGCTAGTGGCAAACTATTTCCTCCACTTCAAGAGATGCAACAAAAAGAAGGAATTAAAAGGTTTTGCTTGAGACTAACTGAAATGAAGAACACCAGAGAACAATTGGAACAAAGCCAATAACATCCTTCACTTGTGGTCCATATTGTATGGGTCAAATCATAGACAAAATAATGCGTCATAGCTGGCAAAAAAATCATAATTATACCAATTAAATCCAGTTGAAATCCCATTCGTCCAAAGATATCAATGGctgaaatgattaaattaaatactaGTAATTTAAATCAAAGGAGTTAGGTGAAATGATTAATTAGGTATAGAGTTTCTTTATGTGGTTATCCTTTGCTTGTTTCTGAAAAgtgtataattttaatttattttatataaattaataatatgGGGATGACCGGCTAGTTCTactatttttatatgtattttaggtataaattaataatttaatgaaaaataaaactaaaaagtaTTAAAGGAACTAAACTTAATGTTATAAAACAAATTCTATAACAAGAACAATTTATGGGTTGGGGACGATTTATGGATAGTTGTAGACATTGTGTTAAAAAGAGCAAATATGATCAAaacttataatgagattgttaaaaaaaaaaaaacataaccaATATTCCACACCATAATCTTACATTCCCATAATTTCATTATCAAAGATAACTTGCATTCCTTAAATCAAATGCACTCTTAAGAGATAGggtgaaataaataatttgatataaaaagGCCAGAATAAAATTATAGAATTTTAGAggcaaaattaattttttttggttttgaaaaagcttaaattgaaaatttaatgatTCGGAGGGCCAAAATTACTATTGTTCCATTTGTTGGAGGATATacaaacacttaaccattgaacaaACAGGCTTATTTTTATCATTAGTTGATCGAAAGTAGAACTTATGCTAGATGATCAAGAATAAAGGttggataaaaataaaaaaatttcaagataCAGGGTTCGAACCCAGAACCTCTCATACATGACCAAAATACTTAATCATTGAACCAGATCAATTTCCttatcaaaaattttcaaaatttaaactcaAAATCGAAGGATGAccatacttgatttcaaaatccAATTTATTCTATAACCtagtttttgggatgttacaactatAATGTTGAGAATAATTGGGAATTAGTTAAGGGTACATGAAAGAAAAAGGATAATAATAGATGAATTTATAAAAATAGGGGAGATTGATTTGGAGAATTTATAAAATTAGGttagcaaaatcttaaatttactatttaatcaaaatttcattttgagatttttatacattttattttaatatgcacaATTTATTACCTTCATcagttgtatatattaataatattgttaattaaGATGGTGCCACAAATTAACTCGCCACCAACTTAGGATTAATGACAGCaccataataaataattatattcattTAGTAATCTTAATATGATGTATTCATGTGCTCAAATTTAGTTCTACTtacaatttaatataattttttaatattgtaTATACTTCATATGTTAttttaattagtttcaaatcatacatttcactattttttgtatgttatttttaaaccaattttgtattttaaatacataattttcacacatatacatatatgatagagtttctaattttatttaaatatatttaatttaataaggcaaatttcatcatttaaggTATTTTTATCCGATCAAAATATACTACTTCAGATAATAtatgtaataggccaattttggcctgggcatgaaaataaataaaaccaaataaataaacaatcCATTAATAGTCCATTATCAAAGTCCAAATTATATAAACTTAAAATCTATTACCCAAACTTTTTAAAGGCCCAAACAAACCCTAACCCAAATTggcccaaaataaaaaaaaatcagaacCCTAATTTCTACTTATACCAAGAATCGGTCTCCAAAGAAGATCAAAGACCTTCAGACGCCAGATGCCGTACACCTCCACGTAGCCAGCACCATACCTGCAAGAAAACAAAAgggacaacaacaaaaaaaaagaacaaaaacaactgtatttttcttgttttatttTTCAGCTATATAAAAGCCCTAGGGATCATTGTAATTTTTTTTCACACACAAAAAAATATCAATACGAACGCATACATACATTTGaaaaaatattcagaaaagttaAAGgtgatttctattttttttcttttttggtttttgattcattttcttttctgattattctcttctttttttgtgTGTTTCCATATATTGTTTCTTTTGTGTATacaaataaaagaagaaagggAGGAGACTTACCTTTGAGTGGCTTCGAATCCTTGTTCGCTTCGTTGAAATCGAAGCTCGGATGGGGATTCAAATGAAGTCGATGACGAAAGGGCGTTTGGGAATAGAATGTTTGGGGATTCGGTTGAATGAGGGAGATGGAGGCTTAGGATTTTGTTGTTTAGATTTTTAGAGCATCTAGATGCTTTattcaaggtttttttttttttagttatgaATAGCATGAAATGGCACCGTTTTGTGCTTGGGGTCTTAACCTCTAAACGATGTCGCTTTGAGCCCCtagatccgcgcgttgacccgactCGGGGAAGATCCGCGCG
The Gossypium arboreum isolate Shixiya-1 chromosome 10, ASM2569848v2, whole genome shotgun sequence genome window above contains:
- the LOC108469775 gene encoding LOW QUALITY PROTEIN: probable disease resistance protein At4g27220 (The sequence of the model RefSeq protein was modified relative to this genomic sequence to represent the inferred CDS: inserted 2 bases in 1 codon); its protein translation is MAELIGPILDVIKFIGRHASKYLKFQRKFTEYVDDFNQAQADLRAKEADFQQQLKDEHHFGKMPKQEVQRWFKKVEQKLGHAQHVEDKISKGKYLFRSCLGKLVDEATQAMKEVHAEGNFSGGLVVNDPSAIAVNLLTPEVVGATNFRDEIFQYLMGDAVESIGVWGMGGIGKTTIMKDVHNRLLKESKFRKLIWVTVSQVFDIRKLQKDIASQLERNLSDDESTIVCAGKLSEMLKGQMRYVLILDDVWRSFSLEDVGILEPTTNNGCKLVLTTRSERVVESMGFKKVKVHCFSMEEAMNLFFSKVGQDMLPNPTLESLMKLAVRECDGLPLAVVTLAGCMRGKADPRMWENAIDELRGSIRNIHDMEDKVYGCLKFSYDRLQGIDQDCLLYCALYPEDHEIYKDEIIEKWMEEGLIDEMGSRKAMEGSSHSILQKLEENCLLERVQVRPCIKMHDLVRDMALHITRKRFLVKAGMQLEELPNEEEWGKDLETVSLMHNSISTIPKTMNCLKFPKLTTLLLSWNPLKEIPESFFEYFPNLKLLDLSYTHLESLPNSISSLEKLTVLLLMGCWCLKSLPCLSKLQALKKLDLGHSGIEKIPQGLEMLVNLRYLNLKRTSHLTGIPAGTLSKLCRLQYLSMHSKLRSAEELRELNKLEVFYGCFHNVGGLNTFASKRKTLYKFSILVCSKIDSFRPLTSSNFVRFKEIKIDVGDEIILPYGIEELSLLECKGMRSINEIGLRDATALKGCELRGCSELEFVFPSKCDQLQTLESLNLSEFXKVIVEVGAGESSVGIFSSLRRIRLLYCGKIKKLFSADWVLSNLEEIIVRNCSELEEIITESEKTRLGSNYDTIKFPFPKLRWLELRNLVQLQRICSENGVMVCNSLRSITICDCPKLERIPLYLPQLEIDDEGELSPSSSLQTIQVHPIDWWEAVEWEHPNFNFKNAVRPLL